The following proteins are encoded in a genomic region of Gossypium hirsutum isolate 1008001.06 chromosome D05, Gossypium_hirsutum_v2.1, whole genome shotgun sequence:
- the LOC107903974 gene encoding E3 ubiquitin-protein ligase RHA2A yields MLLFLYIKSNLFHSTFQLINIYTHTYYILLLFFYKSTSTFSETKIRKMGLQSQLSDVSSDSIPLLLVAIIANCVGYLRRLLFGSLHLIGLLPCPDQPTTIDDVGVLGSGLASLIVLAEQLNLNKAFSYKYCGGAGGKGSDCVVCLCSLRDGEQVRKLDCCHVFHKDCFDGWLDQLKFNCPVCRSPLKIDQRVGFTRRRVGEDLLAWFSLG; encoded by the coding sequence ATGCTTCTATTTCTCTATATAAAATCTAATCTCTTCCATTCCACCTTTCagcttataaatatatatacacacacatattaCATATTACTACTCTTTTTCTACAAATCCACTTCCACATTTTCTGAAACTAAAATAAGAAAGATGGGATTACAAAGCCAGCTGAGCGACGTGTCCTCAGATTCGATCCCGCTTCTTCTCGTAGCAATAATCGCTAACTGCGTCGGTTATCTCCGAAGACTCCTCTTTGGTTCCCTCCATTTGATTGGCCTTCTCCCTTGCCCAGACCAGCCCACTACCATCGACGATGTTGGAGTCCTTGGCTCCGGCCTCGCCAGTCTCATCGTACTCGCCGAGCAGCTCAACTTAAACAAGGCTTTCTCCTACAAATACTGTGGCGGCGCGGGAGGAAAGGGCTCTGATTGTGTTGTGTGCTTGTGCAGCCTAAGAGATGGGGAGCAGGTGAGGAAGCTCGATTGCTGCCATGTATTTCATAAGGATTGCTTTGATGGTTGGCTTgatcaactaaaatttaactGCCCGGTTTGTCGATCCCCTCTCAAAATCGATCAGCGCGTCGGTTTCACGCGGAGACGCGTCGGTGAAGATTTGCTTGCCTGGTTTTCTTTGGGTTAA